CAGCTGGACCAAGCGGCCTGCAACGCAGCGCCGATGAACGGTACCAGCGCCGCTGGCAAGGCATCGTACTGGCCACCGAGCAAGGCAATAGCCCAACCCTTGCGCTGGCTGTCGTCGCTGTCGCGCAGGGTTCGCAGCGCTTCGGCCAACGGGCCTTCGGGCTCGTTATGGAACTGCCCGAGCAAGGCCTGCAACCAGGCCAGCCAAGGCCCTTCGCGCACCAGGCTGTCCGCCGCCAGCGGTGGCAAGCCATGACTTATGCACAGGCGCTGGCGTTCACCTGCCACCGGCAAGCCGCCGGGCGGGTTATCCACAAGCTGTTGCTGGACACGACACAACCGCGCCACCAGCCTGAGGTAGGCGCCCAGGGCATGGCCCTCGGCCAACTGCTGCAGACGCGCGGCACGCAAGGCAAACAGATTGGCGGGGGGCAGGTGCAGGAACGGCGGCATCACCGCCGAGGCTTCGATCTGCCCAGGTTCGAGAATGGTGCTCAAACGGTCATCCTTCTTTTCTGCCGTGGTTATGCGGCGTCTTGTCCCCGGTCACGTCCCGGTACCACAGTTCATGGTGCTTGCGCGCCCAGCCGCGGCTGACCCAGCCATGCAGCATGGCGCCGATCGAGCCCTTGATCCAGATCCCGGCGTAGATGTGCACGATGATACTCAGTATGAGCACGAACGCCGCCAAGGCATGCAACAACGCCGACAGGCGAATGACGTCGATGCCGAACCAGTGGCTGAAGTACGCGCGCCAGATCACCACGCCGCTGACCAGCAGCACCAGCATGCAGGCCAACAAGGTCCAGAACAGCAGCTTCTGCCCGGCGTTGTACTTGCCGATGGGCGGCACGCCGTCCTCCTTGTTCAACATCACCCGGTCGATGCGCCGTAGCCACAGGCGGTCGTTGGCGGTGATGAAGTTGGCGCGCCAGAAACGCAGCACCAGGCCCAGGAAGAACACGAACATCGCCACGCCGATGAACGGGTGGAGGATGCGTGTCCAGGGCCCGCCGCCGAACAGCTGGCTGAGCCAGAACAGCGCCGGGTGGAACAGCGCCAGCCCCGACAACCCGGCCAGCACGAACAGGATCGCCACCACCCAGTGGTTGCTGCGCTCGTTGGCGTTGTAGCGCAGGATCGGTTTGTTGTCGCTCATGGCCGCTGCTCCCCTTCGCCGCCCGGGCGCTTCGGATCATAGACATGCACCGCCGGGTCCACCTGGTGGACGCTGGCATCGCCCGTCGGCGGATGCTCATCCTCCTCGACCCGCTGCGGCCCCACCCGCACATAGTGGAAGAACCCAGCCACCACCGCCGCGCCCATGGCCAGCAGCGCCAGCGGCTTGCTGAAGCCCTTCCACAGCCCCACCAGCGGGCTGATCACCGGTTGGTCCGGCAGGCCGGCGTACAACCTGGGGGTATCGGCGTGGTGCAGCACGTACATCACATGGGTGCCGCCGACGCCATCCGGGTCGTACAACCCGGCGTTGGCATAACCGCGCGACTTGAGGTCGACGATGCGCTCGTCGGCATGCACCTTCATCTCATCCTTGCTGCCGAAGACGATGGCCCCGGTCGGGCAGGTCTTCACGCAGGCCGGCTCCAGGCCCACGCTCACGCGGTCGGAACACAGGGTGCACTTGTATGCCTTGTGGTCCTTCTGCGAGATGCGCGGGATGTTGAACGGGCAGCCGGTGATGCAGTAGCCGCAACCGATGCAATGGTCCTGGTTGAAATCGACGATACCGTTGGCGTGCTTGATGATCGCCCCCGGGCTCGGGCAGGCCTTCAGGCAACCGGGCTCGGCGCAGTGCATGCAGCCGTCCTTGCGGATCAGCCACTCCAGGTTGCCGTCGTCGCGCTCGTGCTCGGTGAAGCGCATCAGGGTCCAGGTCTCGGCCGTGAGGTCCTGGGGGTTGTCGTAGGTGCCGTGGTTGTGGCCGACCTCGTCACGCAGTTCGTTCCACTCCGAACACGCCACCTGGCAGGCCTTGCAGCCGATGCACTTGGTGGTGTCGATCAGCTTGGCGACTTCCTGCTGCTGGCGTACCGAGGGCGGCACGGTGGTGGTGGCCGAGCGGGCAATGATGTCTTGGCTGGCCATCAGAGTTTCTCCACTTTGACGAGGAACGACTTGGACTCCGGCGTCTGGGTGTTGCCATCACCCAGGAACGGCACCAGGGTGTTGGTCAGGTAGCCGTGCCGCGTGGTGCCGGTGAAGCCCCAGTGCAGCGGGATGCCGATCTGGTGCACGGTCTGGTTGTTGACCTGCAGCGGACGGATCCGCTTGGTCACCACCGCCACCGCGTCGATATGCCCGCGCTTGCTCGACACCCGCACCCGGTCACCGGCCTTGATGCCCTTCTCGTTGGCCAGTACCTCGCCGATCTCGACGAACTGCTCGGGCTGGGCAATGGCGTTGAGCCGGCAATGCTTGCTCCAGAAGTGGAAGTGCTCGGTCAACCGGTAGGTGGTCGCCGCATACGGGAACTCGTCGTGCGTGCCGAGGGTGTCCCACACCGAATCGAAGATCCGTCCGGCCGGGTTGCTGGTGGCCTTCTTGTTCTGCGGGTGCAAGGGGTTGATGCCGATCGGCGTCTCGAACGGCTCGTAGTGCTCGGGGAACGGCCCCTCGGCCATCTTGTCGATGGCGAAGAAGCGTGCCACGCCCTCGGGGTTCATGATGAACGGGTTCATCCCGGCCTCGGGCGGCGAGTCGACCTTGAAGTCGGGCACGTCGGTGCCGGTCCAGGACTTGCCGTTCCACCACACCAGGCGCTTCTTCTCTGGGTCCCACGGCTTGCCCTGCGGGTCGCTGGAGGCACGGTTGTAGAGAATGCGCCGGTTGGCCGGCCAGGCCCAGGCCCAGTTCTGCACCTGGTGCATGCCGTACGGGTCGCTGTTGTCGCGCCGGGCCATCTGGTTGCCCTGCTCGGTCCAGCAGCCGGCGAAGATCCAGCAGCCGGAGGCGGTGCTGCCGTCGTCCTTCATCTGGCCGAAGCCGGACAACTGCTGCCCGGCCTTGAGCGTGGCGCCGCTCGGGTCGGAGAGGTCGCTGACCGCCCAGCCGTTCATCTCCTTGGCCAGTTCCTCGGGCGAAGGCTCCTCAGGCACCTTGTACGGCCAGCTGATGTTGAGCATCGGCTCGGGATACGCGCCGCCCTCGGCCTGGTAACGCTTGCGCAGGCGCAGGAACAGCTCGCTCATGATGTGCACGTCGGTGCGGGTCTGGCCCGGGCCGTCGGCGCCCTTCCAGTGCCACTGCAGCCAGCGGCTGCTGTTGACCAGCGAGCCATCTTCCTCGGCGAAGCAGGTGGTGGGCAGGCGGATCACTTCGGTCTGGATATTGGCCGTGTCGACATCGTTGAACGGGCCGGCATTGCGCCAGAACTCGGAGGTCTCGGTGGCCAGCGGGTCCATGATCACCAGCCACTTGAGCTTGGCCAGCGCGGCGGTGACGCGGTTCTTGTCCGGCAACGCGGCGATCGGGTTGAAGCCCTGGCACATGTAGCCGTTGACCTTGCCCTGGCCCATCATCTCGAACATGCGCAGCACGTCGTAGGCCGGCACATCGAGCTTGGGCAGCCAGTCGTAGCCCCAGTTGTTGGCCGCGGTGGCGTTGGCGCCATACCAGGCCTTCATCAGGCTGACGTGGAATTTGCCATAGTTCTGCCAGTACGACAGTTGCCCCGGGCGCAGCGGCTTGGAGGCGCGCTTGTCGATATAGGTGGCGTAGTCCTGCTCGGCGTCGCCGGCCAGGGTCAGGTAGCCCGGCAGCGAGTTCGACAGCAGGCCCAAGTCGGTAAGGCCCTGGATGTTGGAGTGCCCGCGCAAGGCGTTGACGCCACCGCCAGGCATGCCGACGTTGCCCAGCAGCAACTGCACCATCGCCGCGCTGCGGATGATCTGCGCGCCGATGGAGTGCTGGGTCCAGCCCAGGGCGTAGAGGATCGTCATGGTCTTGCCCGGTACCGAGCAGGTGGCGATCTCTTCCCAGACCTTCATCATCTGATCCTGCGGCATGCCGCAGGTCATGCTCGCCAGTTCAGGCGTGTAGCGGCTGTAATGCTGCTTCATCAACTGATAGACGCAACGCGGGTGCTGCAGGGTCGGGTCGACCTTGGCAAAGCCATCCTCGCCCAGCTCATAGCCCCAGCCGGACTTGTCGGCATACACGCGCTTGGCCGCGTCGTAGCCGCTGAACAGCCCGTCCTCGAAGCCATAGCCCTCTTTGACGA
The window above is part of the Pseudomonas muyukensis genome. Proteins encoded here:
- the fdhE gene encoding formate dehydrogenase accessory protein FdhE → MSTILEPGQIEASAVMPPFLHLPPANLFALRAARLQQLAEGHALGAYLRLVARLCRVQQQLVDNPPGGLPVAGERQRLCISHGLPPLAADSLVREGPWLAWLQALLGQFHNEPEGPLAEALRTLRDSDDSQRKGWAIALLGGQYDALPAALVPFIGAALQAAWSSWLLALPQPELKPAGSLAQCPACGSPAMAGVVRNRGKHNGLRYLACSLCSCEWHVVRVKCVYCESSKDLRYSSLEDDRHALGKAPLRAECCPGCQAYLKQNYLENDAAAEPLADDLASLVLDMRLDEEGWHRLAPNLLLAPGGG
- a CDS encoding formate dehydrogenase subunit gamma; amino-acid sequence: MSDNKPILRYNANERSNHWVVAILFVLAGLSGLALFHPALFWLSQLFGGGPWTRILHPFIGVAMFVFFLGLVLRFWRANFITANDRLWLRRIDRVMLNKEDGVPPIGKYNAGQKLLFWTLLACMLVLLVSGVVIWRAYFSHWFGIDVIRLSALLHALAAFVLILSIIVHIYAGIWIKGSIGAMLHGWVSRGWARKHHELWYRDVTGDKTPHNHGRKEG
- the fdxH gene encoding formate dehydrogenase subunit beta — protein: MASQDIIARSATTTVPPSVRQQQEVAKLIDTTKCIGCKACQVACSEWNELRDEVGHNHGTYDNPQDLTAETWTLMRFTEHERDDGNLEWLIRKDGCMHCAEPGCLKACPSPGAIIKHANGIVDFNQDHCIGCGYCITGCPFNIPRISQKDHKAYKCTLCSDRVSVGLEPACVKTCPTGAIVFGSKDEMKVHADERIVDLKSRGYANAGLYDPDGVGGTHVMYVLHHADTPRLYAGLPDQPVISPLVGLWKGFSKPLALLAMGAAVVAGFFHYVRVGPQRVEEDEHPPTGDASVHQVDPAVHVYDPKRPGGEGEQRP
- the fdnG gene encoding formate dehydrogenase-N subunit alpha codes for the protein MDLNRRQFFKVAAVGLGGSSLAALGMAPTPAFAEQVRHFKLAHTKETRNTCPYCSVGCGLIMYSQGDAGKNVKQNIIHIEGDADHPVNRGTLCPKGAGLLDFIHSPNRLMYPEVRKPGSNEWTRIEWDEALDRIAELMKQDRDANFIEKNAQGQTVNRWLTTGFLAASAASSEAGYLTHKVIRSLGMLGFDNQARVUHGPTVASLAPTYGRGAMTNHWSDIANANLVLVMGGNAAEAHPCGFKWVTEAKAHNKARLIVVDPRFTRTASVADYYAPIRTGSDIAFMGGLINYLLSNDKIQHEYVRNYTDVSFIVKEGYGFEDGLFSGYDAAKRVYADKSGWGYELGEDGFAKVDPTLQHPRCVYQLMKQHYSRYTPELASMTCGMPQDQMMKVWEEIATCSVPGKTMTILYALGWTQHSIGAQIIRSAAMVQLLLGNVGMPGGGVNALRGHSNIQGLTDLGLLSNSLPGYLTLAGDAEQDYATYIDKRASKPLRPGQLSYWQNYGKFHVSLMKAWYGANATAANNWGYDWLPKLDVPAYDVLRMFEMMGQGKVNGYMCQGFNPIAALPDKNRVTAALAKLKWLVIMDPLATETSEFWRNAGPFNDVDTANIQTEVIRLPTTCFAEEDGSLVNSSRWLQWHWKGADGPGQTRTDVHIMSELFLRLRKRYQAEGGAYPEPMLNISWPYKVPEEPSPEELAKEMNGWAVSDLSDPSGATLKAGQQLSGFGQMKDDGSTASGCWIFAGCWTEQGNQMARRDNSDPYGMHQVQNWAWAWPANRRILYNRASSDPQGKPWDPEKKRLVWWNGKSWTGTDVPDFKVDSPPEAGMNPFIMNPEGVARFFAIDKMAEGPFPEHYEPFETPIGINPLHPQNKKATSNPAGRIFDSVWDTLGTHDEFPYAATTYRLTEHFHFWSKHCRLNAIAQPEQFVEIGEVLANEKGIKAGDRVRVSSKRGHIDAVAVVTKRIRPLQVNNQTVHQIGIPLHWGFTGTTRHGYLTNTLVPFLGDGNTQTPESKSFLVKVEKL